One window of the Anopheles cruzii chromosome 2, idAnoCruzAS_RS32_06, whole genome shotgun sequence genome contains the following:
- the LOC128269112 gene encoding eukaryotic translation initiation factor 4E1-like, which translates to MAGKSSEEVEQQQQDQSENSEQSQAEPSAESSVVAAAAAAPEAVVDPECLIKHPLQHTWTLWYLELDRLKTWADSMNEVTSFSTVEDFWSLYNHIRGPSEIKVGGDYMLFKSHIRPMWEDEANIRGGRWTVSMNKHLSDKYWLDTVLCLIGEAFEYSDEICGAIVNVRQKIDKISIWTANSQHREAVMDIGRTYKERLNLRGTISYQNHKDTMIRTGSTTKATYSV; encoded by the exons ATGGCTGGAAAATCGAGTGAGGAAGTTGAG caacaacagcaagatCAAAGCGAAAACTCGGAGCAGAGCCAAGCAGAGCCGTCGGCGGAGTCGAGtgtcgttgctgctgcggcagctgcaccggaagcagtTGTTGATCCGGAATGTCTGATCAAGCACCCATTGCAGCACACCTGGACCCTCTGGTATCTAGAGCTGGATCGTTTGAAAACATGGGCCGACTCGATGAACGAAGTAACCAGCTTCTCGACCGTGGAGGATTTTTGGAGCCTTTACAATCATATCCGCGGTCCGTCCGAAATCAAGGTTGGCGGCGATTACATGCTATTCAAATCACATATTCGCCCGATGTGGGAGGATGAGGCAAACAtccgcggtggccggtggacgGTCAGCATGAACAAACATCTTTCGGACAAGTACTGGCTGGACACA GTTTTGTGCCTGATTGGAGAAGCGTTTGAATATTCGGACGAGATTTGCGGTGCTATTGTGAATGTTCGCCAGAAGATCGACAAAATAT CTATCTGGACTGCAAACTCTCAGCATCGTGAAGCAGTGATGGACATCGGACGCACTTATAAAGAACGGTTAAACCTACGGGGAACGATTAGTTACCAGAATCATAAGGACACAATGATTAGGACGGGCTCAACGACAAAGGCCACCTATTCCGTCTAA
- the LOC128268520 gene encoding uncharacterized protein LOC128268520, translated as MEKQTVQQEEIADPIVIFRYSDSPGPMQPSECAGQRISDLLDWSRLRREASLVPLPSDRDQSLEDKNVDLSLQSAGTTSDESVADERRLQISWDGEHSEGSSESNRSTVVSPAFRKRSRSVPYTNRRMLKSLPADMLSKVTRKALVSTSLGEMSLVYHGNMARKFPGLENRTPEQQKQRQRNTEAARISRRKTKLLEQLVEKETQEVSSTNTRSKRMVAAQLVYVNTLTDLLDLPRIRLKAFDGHATDDIIIHEK; from the coding sequence ATGGAAAAGCAAACCGTGCAACAAGAGGAAATTGCTGATCCCATCGTGATTTTCCGCTATAGCGATTCACCAGGACCAATGCAGCCGAGCGAATGCGCAGGCCAACGAATATCGGATCTTCTCGATTGGTCCCGGCTGCGGCGGGAAGCTTCGCTTGTTCCACTACCATCCGATCGTGATCAATCCCTGGAGGACAAAAATGTTGATTTATCGTTGCAATCAGCTGGAACGACCAGCGACGAGAGTGTAGCAGATGAGAGGCGCTTGCAAATTTCCTGGGATGGTGAGCACAGCGAAGGATCGTCGGAATCGAACCGTTCCACAGTCGTTTCTCCAGCGTTTCGGAAACGCTCCCGATCTGTTCCGTACACAAACAGGCGGATGTTGAAATCCTTGCCGGCAGATATGCTGTCCAAGGTAACCCGTAAGGCTTTGGTCTCCACATCACTTGGGGAGATGTCGCTGGTGTACCATGGGAACATGGCTCGTAAATTTCCAGGTCTCGAGAACCGTACCCCGGAACAACAGAAGCAAAGACAGCGCAACACCGAAGCAGCACGCATTAGTAGACGCAAGACGAAGCTCCTTGAACAGCTCGTGGAGAAAGAAACGCAAGAGGTTTCGTCCACAAACACGCGTAGCAAGCGCATGGTGGCAGCACAATTGGTTTATGTTAACACTCTGACCGATCTGCTTGATCTGCCGCGTATTAGACTGAAAGCGTTCGATGGTCACGCAACTGATGATATAATTAtacatgaaaaataa